A stretch of the Medicago truncatula cultivar Jemalong A17 chromosome 5, MtrunA17r5.0-ANR, whole genome shotgun sequence genome encodes the following:
- the LOC11437172 gene encoding ethylene-responsive transcription factor ERF020, translating to MNWSTSTTSTSDDSNKKFKGVRRRKWGKWVSEIRVPGTQERLWLGTYATPEAAAVAHDVAFYCLKRPSTLDKLNFPDILSSYCIQQRDNLMSPRSVQKVASDVAMDVDARNIASQATTLPEMNHMDNVVPDDVFWWDGLGDDQGVSCSQQQEDLNISIEDYL from the coding sequence ATGAATTGGTCTACTTCAACAACAAGCACAAGTGATGACAGCAACAAGAAGTTTAAGGGAGTTAGGCGTAGAAAGTGGGGAAAATGGGTATCAGAGATTCGTGTTCCGGGAACTCAAGAACGTTTATGGTTGGGAACTTATGCTACACCGGAAGCTGCTGCAGTGGCACACGACGTTgctttttattgtttaaaaagaCCTTCTACTTTGGACAAACTCAACTTTCCTGATATTTTGTCTTCTTATTGTATTCAACAAAGAGATAATTTGATGTCTCCTAGGTCTGTTCAAAAGGTTGCTTCAGATGTTGCTATGGATGTTGATGCACGAAACATTGCAAGTCAAGCAACAACTTTGCCAGAAATGAATCATATGGATAATGTTGTTCCTGATGATGTTTTTTGGTGGGATGGTTTGGGTGATGATCAAGGAGTTTCTTGCAGTCAACAACAAGAGGATTTGAACATTTCCATTGAAGACTATCTATAA